A section of the Rhipicephalus sanguineus isolate Rsan-2018 chromosome 11, BIME_Rsan_1.4, whole genome shotgun sequence genome encodes:
- the LOC119373248 gene encoding malate dehydrogenase, cytoplasmic — translation MSQSDIRGSTGFTTPSTCKDPVRVLITGAAGQIAYSLAPLIAKGHVFGYDQPVILHLLDITQAMGVLSGVVMELQDCAFPLLKEVVATDDEKKAFTGIDAAVLLASFPTKPGATRKDLLAPNAKIYESHGTCINLYAKKSVKVLVVCNPANTIAFICSRYAPSIPKENFSALTRIDHNRARLQIGEKLKVSAADVRNVIIWGNHSTTQFPDVSHATVMINNRAVKVTDVLKDQAYLHGEFIKTVQDRGYAVCAARKRSSGITTASAAADQLHDWWQGTPEGEWVSMAVMSDGSYDTPRDVIFSFPVRVDAHRRWHIVGGLEISDFARQKIDATGKELVEERNDAIDICKF, via the exons ATGTCACAAAGCGATATCCGTGGATCTACCGGTTTCACGACGCCCTCCACT TGCAAGGATCCAGTCCGGGTGCTTATCACCGGCGCGGCAGGCCAGATCGCCTACTCTCTGGCTCCGCTCATAGCCAAGGGTCACGTGTTTGGCTATGACCAG CCTGTGATCCTGCACCTCCTGGACATCACGCAGGCGATGGGAGTCCTCAGCGGCGTTGTCATGGAGCTCCAGGACTGCGCTTTCCCATTGCTGAAAG AGGTGGTGGCCACCGACGACGAGAAGAAGGCCTTCACAGGCATCGACGCTGCCGTCCTGTTGGCCTCGTTTCCTACGAAGCCAGGCGCGACGCGCAAGGACCTCTTGGCTCCAAACGCCAAGATCTACGAGAGCCACGGGACCTGCATCAACCTGTACGCCAAGAAGAGTGTCAAG GTTCTCGTAGTGTGCAACCCGGCGAACACTATCGCGTTCATCTGCTCCAGGTACGCGCCGTCCATTCCGAAAGAGAACTTCTCGGCATTGACGCGGATCGACCACAACAGGGCAAGGCTGCAG ATTGGCGAGAAGCTAAAGGTGTCGGCTGCGGACGTGAGGAATGTGATCATTTGGGGCAACCACTCGACCACCCAGTTCCCGGACGTCAGCCACGCAACTGTGATGATAAACAACCGGGCAGTTAAGGTTACCGATGTCCTCAAGGACCAGGCCTACTTACATGGAGAGTTCATTAAA ACGGTGCAGGACCGCGGTTATGCAGTGTGTGCAGCGCGCAAGCGGTCCAGCGGAATTACCACAGCCAGCGCAGCGGCAGACCAGTTGCACGACTGGTGGCAAGGAACTCCCGAG GGCGAGTGGGTGTCCATGGCAGTGATGAGCGACGGCTCGTACGACACGCCACGCGACGTCATATTCAGCTTCCCGGTTCGGGTCGACGCCCACCGGCGCTGGCACATCGTGGGCGGACTGGAGATCTCGGACTTCGCCCGGCAAAAGATTGACGCCACCGGCAAAGAGCTCGTCGAGGAGCGAAATGACGCTATAGATATCTGCAAGTTCTAA